Genomic segment of Candidatus Campbellbacteria bacterium:
GCATCCCTAAAAGTTACCATATCTCATTGGAAAACTGCAGACGGGACATTTATCTCTGGAGATGGAATAGAGCCAAGCATAATTGTAAAAGACGACAGAGATACAGAAGTTGATGAGGTTGTTGAGAGAGCGGTAAAATTTCTTAAAGAAAAAATATGAAGGTATTAATGAAAAAATCACTACAAAAGGTTGGGTCAAGCGGCGAAGTCGTGGAAGTTAAAGATGGCTTCGCGATGAATTATCTGATACCAAACAATATAGCAGTGCCGGTGACTAAAAAGATACTTGAGAATATGAAAGAGAGGGAAGAGAAAAAAATAGAACACACAGCAGAAGAATTAGAGAAGTTGTCTGATTATCTTGTAAAAAATAATTTTTCATTGGTGATGGAGAAAAAAGCAAACGAGCAAGAAAATTTATTTGAAAAGATAACAGACAAGGACA
This window contains:
- the rplI gene encoding 50S ribosomal protein L9 — translated: MKVLMKKSLQKVGSSGEVVEVKDGFAMNYLIPNNIAVPVTKKILENMKEREEKKIEHTAEELEKLSDYLVKNNFSLVMEKKANEQENLFEKITDKDIAQEIVKVSGIETQPKVEMAEETIKKVGEYMAKITLGSISKDIKIYVRSIQ